From the genome of Hymenobacter gelipurpurascens:
CCTGCGGTATTGCGCACGGCCTGGGCTACGGCGACAACTTTCAGGCAGTAATGGTGGCAAACGCGGTGCAGGAAATGCGGCGCTTTGTGCACGCGCTCAACCCGCAGCCCCGCGACCTATCCGCCTCTGCCTACCTCGGCGACTTGCTGGTGACGGCCTACTCGCAGTTTTCCCGCAACCGCACCTTCGGCAACATGGTGGGCCGCGGCTATAGCGTAAAATCCGCGCAGATGGAAATGAATATGGTAGCCGAGGGCTACTATGCCGTGAAGAGCATTTACGAGCTGAACAAGAAGCTGCAAGTGTCAATGCCCATCACGTCGGCAGCTTACCACATTCTGTACGAGAAGATTTCGCCGGCTGTAGAAATTGAACTGCTAAAGGAGAAATTCAAGTGATGCCTGCTGACTCCACCGAAGGGCGGTGGCGCCTGGCCTGGTTTTTTGCATTAGGAACTGGCTGGGTATCAGTGCTGATCTTAGTCGTGGACTACTGGATGCTGGGAAAACCGGAGTGGTTGGGCATACTTGATGGCAGTAAGGGCTGGACTGTCTATCCCCCTTTGATGGCGCTTCCGCAGGCTATACCGGGCGTTCAGACGTACAACGCCGTTTTGCTCAGCGCTACCATTGCCGGATTGATATTATTTGTGACTTGGTTTCTGGCTCTGAAGCAGTGGCCTAGAGGGAGTAAAAGGCCCAGTCGGTGGTTTTGGCTTTCCCTGTTACTACTAGCGCCAGTAAGTGTTTCTGTAGGAGGTACATTGTATAGTATCAAATTGAAGCGCGTTATGGAGATGCATATGCTGCAGGAGTTTTCTGAGCGCCCCGAGCAAGAGTCTTCTAACGGTTCGGCTCATATAAATTCTCAGGAAGATGTGCTGGACAAGGAGAAGTAACCTTCATTCCGACTGGCCTAGGCCGAACAAATCAGCGGGTTTCTCGTCTGTTAAGTAATATTTCCACTCACTTAACCGCTACTGCATGAGCACCTGGGGCTACTACAACTTCGATAATGACTTGGCAGCAGATTTGGCGGCTAAGTTCCGGGATACGCACAGCCTAGGCCTGCTTTCGGAGGCGCTGGCCGACATTCCATCGGCTGAAACTATCGGGAACGATGCGGCGCAGGAAGCGCTGGCCGCGGCTGAACTGGTTGCCGCTCTCCTTGGTAAGCCCGGTGAAGACCTTCCGGCTGATTTGCTGCCCATTACCGTGCAGCTCAACCCCGCGGAAAGCACCACCTTGCAGGGCCTGGCCCGTGAAGCCGTGCAAGCAGTTTCTAAACGCTCCGATCTGCAGGCGCACTGGACCAAAGGCGACAACAAAAAAGAGTGGCAGCAGCGCCAGCAGGACCTTCTGCACCGGCTGCAATAAGTCAGTACTCGCGGTATGCATTGGCTCTTACTTGCCTTACTCACAGCTCTTTGCCTGGCTCTGTATAATTTCTTTATTAAGCTGGCTTCCGGGCACATTTCAGCGGCAGCCGGCGCCGTTATTTTGCAGCTGGTAGCCGCTGGCCTAGGCGGTATCTGGCTGGTCTGGCTGAGGCTGAAAGGCCAGCCACTTGATATCAGCAGCAAAGGGGTAGGGTTGGCCATGCTGGCCGGGGCGGGCGTAGGCCTGGCCGAAATCCTCACGTTTGTGGTATTTGGCCGAGGCTTACCCTCTTCAGTAGGCACGCCCGTAATTGTGGGAGGCTCCGTTCTGCTGACGGCTGTGCTAGGCCTAGTGGTGCTGCGCGAAACGCTTTCCTGGTCTCAGGCTGCCGGCTTGCTCAGCATTGTAATAGGCATTGCCCTGCTGGCCCGGGGGCATTGACAAGCGCATACCCCTGCGTATGCTTACGACAGCTTTCAACATGCGTCAGCCGGAGAAATAATTCTCCGGCTGACGCATTTGGTTGTGGAAAGGGGACGGTCGAGGCTAGCGGGCAGTAGCTGCCGACTAGCGAGAGGGTGACACAAAGGTGCCGTCATTCTGTCCCGTAACCAAGGCAAATACCGCGTTATTTGTGACTCATAATGCGCACCCTGCCGCACACCGGATAAATGAAAAACGGGTTATACGCCAGTTGTAGCGCAGTTTCGCTGTGAAATAAGCGTTAACTACTGGTGAAATTGTGACACGGCCTGCTGGTCGGCTTATTCGCTTTTTATGGTTCCTCACACGAAGTCGGAAAGCCACAACTATT
Proteins encoded in this window:
- a CDS encoding DUF4259 domain-containing protein, with amino-acid sequence MSTWGYYNFDNDLAADLAAKFRDTHSLGLLSEALADIPSAETIGNDAAQEALAAAELVAALLGKPGEDLPADLLPITVQLNPAESTTLQGLAREAVQAVSKRSDLQAHWTKGDNKKEWQQRQQDLLHRLQ
- a CDS encoding EamA family transporter translates to MHWLLLALLTALCLALYNFFIKLASGHISAAAGAVILQLVAAGLGGIWLVWLRLKGQPLDISSKGVGLAMLAGAGVGLAEILTFVVFGRGLPSSVGTPVIVGGSVLLTAVLGLVVLRETLSWSQAAGLLSIVIGIALLARGH